A region of the Rhizobium sp. NLR16a genome:
GCTTTCCAGGCCGCCAACGGCGCGCTCGACTTCACCGGTCCGGAGATCGTCGGCTCGATCTGGGGCGAGGGCGAGGGCCTCGGCGTCCGCAAGGCCGACACCGATCTGCGGGACAAGTTCAACGTGGCGATCAAGTCGGCGCTCGCCGACGGCACGGTCAAGAACCTTTCGATGAAGTGGTTCAAGGTCGACGTCAGTCCGCAGCAGTAATCGCTTCGGCCGTTTGGCCGCAGGCGCCGGTCTCCGGCTTTATCGCCGGAGACCGCGTGTTATTCTCGATCGACAAGAACACTGCCACGGACGGGGAACGACGCTATGGCAACCTTGGAACTGCTTGGCTTCGGCTCGACGGGATGGGGCGCGCTGCTCATTCTCGCCGCCTTGATGACGCTGGCCGTCACCGCGACGGCGCTTGCGATCGGCGCGGTGCTCGGCGCCATCGTCGCGGGTGCGAAGCTCTCCGGCAATCCTCTCCTCGTCGCCTTCGGCAATGTCTATACGACCGTCTTTCGCGGCGTGCCGGAACTGCTGATCATCTATCTCATCTATTTCGGCGGTTCCTCCGCCGTCACTTCGATCGGCAAGGCGATGGGCTACGAGGGTTTCCTCGGCCTGCCTTCTTTCGCCGCCGGCGCGCTTGCCGTCGGCATCATCTCCGGCTCCTATCAGGCGGAGGTGTTCCGCGGCGCCTATCTGGCGATCGCCAAGGGTGAGCTCGAAGCCGCTTCGGCGATCGGCATGAATCGCGGCATGCGCTTCCGCCGCATCATCATCCCGCAGGTGCTTCGCTTCGCCATTCCCGGCCTCGGCAATGTCTGGCAGCTTAGCCTC
Encoded here:
- a CDS encoding ABC transporter permease subunit (The N-terminal region of this protein, as described by TIGR01726, is a three transmembrane segment that identifies a subfamily of ABC transporter permease subunits, which specificities that include histidine, arginine, glutamine, glutamate, L-cystine (sic), the opines (in Agrobacterium) octopine and nopaline, etc.) produces the protein MATLELLGFGSTGWGALLILAALMTLAVTATALAIGAVLGAIVAGAKLSGNPLLVAFGNVYTTVFRGVPELLIIYLIYFGGSSAVTSIGKAMGYEGFLGLPSFAAGALAVGIISGSYQAEVFRGAYLAIAKGELEAASAIGMNRGMRFRRIIIPQVLRFAIPGLGNVWQLSLKDSALISVTGLAELMRTSQVAAGSTRQYFLFFIAGGCLYLILTSLSDRIFNGAERRANRSMPASAMGQA